One genomic region from Aliarcobacter cryaerophilus ATCC 43158 encodes:
- a CDS encoding formate dehydrogenase subunit alpha — MSANTYEALNAKVGRRSFLKMAAVSTAFGVTSSFASTVATRAATQEEIKNPFPGSKIVKTICTACSVGCGVIAEVQNGVWVRQEVAQDHPVSLGGHCCKGADMIDMVKSEVRLKYPMVKKNGQWQRISWDDALNNIASKLEDLRQKDGPDSAMFLGSAKFNNEQAYYYRKFAAMFGTNNIDHQARIUHSSTVAGVANTWGYGAMTNSLGDIQNSKAIIIFGANPAVNHPVGFQHFLKAKERNNAKIIVVDPRFTKTAAKADLYAQIRPGTDIPFMYGMLNIIFENGWHDKNFINDRVYGMEDIMAEAKNWPIERVADVTGVKADLIVQITKLYAASKPGTLVWAMGLTQHTIGTSNTRMAPILQLALGNMGVAGGGTNILRGHDNVQGATDFGCLSDSLPGYYGLAEGSWKYFASSWGVDFDWLKGRFKDPSWMGKNGFTLARWWAGVLAGQEGEDAIHNAGTNLKALFVMGNGITSTAQTKKVKEALDKLELAVFCDPFVNEGAIITDKQNDVYILPAATQFETAGSVTATNRSGQWRYEVVKPMYESKPDQEIMFELAKRLGFYEQLTAGMQKGKDFVWPEDATNEIARIIKTIGLTGWRAERLKKHTDNWHMFDEISLAGYGDMAGEYYGLPWPCWTEKHSGSPNLYDITKPVKFGGMGFRQNFGLEHEGVSLLSPKGSAPVGGVQDGGYPEITKENIEAVLKITLSEDEKAKMGANWKVDKSNLIVEKCLEAGIAPYGNAKARAKVWQWADPIPKHREPLHTPRTDLIKDYPSFADKKDHWRVDTRYISEQTKQDWAKDFPTNLVTGRLVNLNGAGVENRASKYLARLTPEMFCDINPDLAGRNGIRDGSMMWIHSPNGTKIKVKAKYSYSVTPDRVFLPFHFAGIMEGVDLSHRYPTGTLPYAIGESANTVTNYGYDIVTQIPETKGGLCRVERA; from the coding sequence ATGTCAGCAAATACATATGAAGCTTTAAATGCAAAAGTAGGAAGACGGTCGTTTTTAAAAATGGCAGCAGTTTCTACAGCATTTGGAGTTACATCATCTTTTGCAAGTACAGTAGCAACTAGAGCAGCAACGCAAGAAGAGATTAAAAATCCTTTTCCTGGTTCGAAAATTGTAAAAACAATTTGTACAGCATGTTCAGTTGGTTGTGGTGTTATTGCAGAAGTTCAAAATGGTGTGTGGGTAAGACAAGAGGTAGCACAAGATCATCCTGTATCACTTGGAGGGCATTGTTGTAAAGGTGCCGATATGATTGATATGGTTAAATCTGAGGTTAGATTAAAATATCCAATGGTTAAGAAAAATGGTCAATGGCAAAGAATTTCATGGGATGACGCTTTAAATAATATTGCATCAAAACTTGAAGATTTAAGACAAAAAGATGGACCTGATTCAGCAATGTTTTTAGGATCAGCAAAATTTAATAACGAGCAAGCATATTACTATAGAAAATTTGCTGCTATGTTTGGAACAAACAATATAGATCATCAAGCTAGAATTTGACATAGCTCAACAGTTGCCGGTGTGGCAAATACATGGGGTTATGGTGCTATGACAAATTCTTTGGGAGATATTCAAAACTCTAAAGCAATTATAATTTTTGGAGCAAATCCAGCGGTTAATCACCCAGTTGGTTTCCAACACTTTTTAAAAGCTAAAGAGAGAAACAATGCAAAGATTATTGTAGTAGATCCAAGATTTACTAAAACTGCTGCAAAAGCAGATTTATATGCACAAATTAGACCAGGTACTGATATTCCATTTATGTATGGAATGTTAAATATCATTTTTGAAAATGGTTGGCATGACAAAAACTTTATTAATGATAGAGTTTATGGTATGGAAGATATTATGGCAGAGGCTAAAAATTGGCCAATTGAAAGAGTTGCTGATGTAACAGGAGTTAAAGCTGATTTAATAGTTCAAATTACAAAACTTTATGCAGCATCAAAACCTGGAACTTTGGTATGGGCTATGGGATTAACTCAACATACAATAGGAACTTCAAATACAAGAATGGCACCAATTTTACAATTGGCTCTTGGAAATATGGGAGTTGCTGGTGGTGGAACTAATATTTTAAGAGGTCATGATAATGTTCAAGGTGCAACAGACTTTGGTTGTTTATCAGATTCACTTCCAGGATATTATGGTTTAGCTGAAGGTTCATGGAAATATTTTGCTTCTTCTTGGGGAGTTGATTTTGATTGGCTTAAAGGAAGATTTAAAGATCCTTCTTGGATGGGTAAAAATGGATTTACACTTGCACGTTGGTGGGCTGGAGTTTTAGCTGGACAGGAAGGTGAAGATGCTATTCATAATGCTGGAACTAATCTAAAAGCACTTTTTGTAATGGGTAATGGAATTACTTCAACTGCACAAACAAAAAAAGTAAAAGAAGCTTTAGATAAGTTAGAATTAGCAGTATTTTGTGACCCATTTGTAAATGAGGGTGCAATTATTACTGATAAACAAAACGATGTTTATATTTTACCAGCAGCAACTCAGTTTGAAACAGCTGGATCTGTAACTGCAACGAATAGAAGTGGTCAATGGAGATATGAAGTTGTAAAACCTATGTATGAATCAAAACCTGATCAAGAAATCATGTTTGAATTAGCAAAAAGATTAGGATTTTATGAGCAATTAACTGCTGGAATGCAAAAAGGTAAAGATTTTGTTTGGCCAGAAGATGCAACAAATGAGATAGCTAGAATTATTAAAACTATTGGATTAACTGGATGGAGAGCAGAAAGACTTAAAAAACATACTGACAATTGGCATATGTTTGATGAGATTTCACTAGCTGGTTATGGTGATATGGCTGGAGAATACTATGGTTTACCATGGCCTTGTTGGACAGAAAAACACTCAGGAAGCCCAAATCTTTATGATATTACAAAACCAGTTAAATTTGGTGGTATGGGATTTAGACAAAACTTTGGTTTAGAGCATGAGGGAGTTTCATTGTTGTCGCCTAAAGGTTCTGCACCTGTTGGTGGAGTTCAAGATGGTGGATATCCTGAAATTACAAAAGAGAATATTGAGGCTGTTTTAAAAATTACTTTAAGTGAAGATGAAAAAGCAAAAATGGGTGCAAACTGGAAAGTTGATAAATCTAACTTAATAGTTGAAAAATGCCTCGAAGCTGGAATTGCTCCTTATGGAAATGCAAAAGCAAGAGCAAAAGTTTGGCAATGGGCTGATCCAATTCCAAAACATAGAGAGCCTTTACATACTCCAAGAACGGATTTAATTAAAGATTATCCAAGCTTTGCAGATAAAAAAGATCACTGGAGAGTTGATACTAGATATATTAGTGAACAGACAAAACAAGATTGGGCAAAAGATTTCCCAACAAATCTTGTAACTGGAAGATTAGTAAATTTAAATGGTGCTGGTGTTGAAAATAGAGCTAGTAAATATTTAGCTAGATTAACACCTGAAATGTTCTGTGATATTAATCCAGATTTAGCAGGAAGAAATGGTATTAGAGATGGTTCTATGATGTGGATTCATTCACCAAATGGAACGAAAATCAAAGTTAAAGCAAAATACTCTTACTCTGTTACACCTGATAGAGTATTCCTACCATTCCACTTTGCTGGAATTATGGAAGGTGT
- a CDS encoding Tat pathway signal protein — MQESRRAFAKKAAIITAAAVVTTGTVVLAGNGETSVQDDSNNGVIVGKSNKKEILYKKTMAWEEFYKNAK; from the coding sequence GTGCAAGAAAGCAGAAGAGCTTTTGCAAAAAAAGCAGCAATTATCACAGCTGCTGCAGTTGTTACAACTGGTACTGTTGTATTGGCTGGAAATGGTGAAACATCTGTTCAAGATGATTCAAACAATGGTGTTATTGTTGGAAAATCTAATAAAAAAGAGATTCTATACAAAAAAACTATGGCTTGGGAAGAGTTTTATAAAAACGCAAAATAA
- a CDS encoding TorD/DmsD family molecular chaperone — translation MQDTQSINKARAIYYNLFANFFVPSSDIKNYFELFRLLNLLKDSSLDEASEESIKNILNLLDKDSNQSLIQEYDDIFHNPVYEKVRQTASFYDEGVESGKKRVEMIQFVAKTRLRRDEKKYFEYEDSVGFIFSIMSELSNSIALGEKQYENTVHCIFEQILNPFVDEFARRIYEHKKANIYKELMVVLHSFIEFERLYLEVTKPVKKDKAKKQVTDNWGDISAEERERRAKNKALKALGPKN, via the coding sequence ATGCAAGATACACAATCTATAAATAAGGCTAGAGCAATATATTACAACTTATTTGCAAACTTTTTTGTTCCAAGTTCAGATATAAAAAACTATTTTGAACTTTTTAGACTTTTAAATCTTTTAAAAGATAGCTCTTTGGATGAAGCTTCTGAAGAGTCTATCAAAAATATTTTAAATCTTCTAGATAAAGATTCAAATCAATCTTTAATACAAGAGTATGATGATATTTTTCATAATCCTGTTTATGAAAAAGTTAGACAAACAGCTTCTTTTTATGATGAGGGTGTTGAATCTGGTAAAAAAAGAGTAGAGATGATTCAATTTGTTGCAAAAACAAGGCTTAGACGTGATGAAAAAAAATATTTTGAATATGAAGATTCTGTTGGTTTCATATTTTCAATAATGTCTGAATTGTCTAATTCAATTGCTCTTGGAGAAAAACAGTATGAAAATACTGTTCATTGTATTTTTGAACAGATTTTAAATCCTTTTGTAGATGAGTTTGCAAGAAGAATTTATGAGCATAAAAAAGCAAATATTTATAAAGAACTTATGGTTGTTTTACACTCATTTATTGAGTTTGAAAGATTATATTTAGAGGTTACAAAACCAGTAAAAAAAGATAAAGCTAAAAAACAAGTAACTGATAACTGGGGCGATATATCTGCTGAAGAAAGAGAAAGAAGAGCTAAAAATAAAGCACTAAAAGCTTTAGGTCCTAAAAACTAA
- a CDS encoding 4Fe-4S binding protein, with protein sequence MQEYIYHNKEGLDFPLSEKIHVTTSLDDIEGKSFLISNSKDVNSEFIANEIDFYIKNSQDDLSRKIENVLKLYEINATRFDFAQDISHSVDISKEVLLITKNQEEYDSFTSQISKDDFELFRIDETILKTISGEIGNFEVIVKDSHKDITLRVSQIVWFDAKPSPKERIGVFDPNLSSIDEVVKILKDNLNSFSYRKFTTYDKTICQYDGRREVVCSKCEEVCPTVAITKDDTTKTLTFSQVDCHGCGGCVSVCPSGAIDYTPTNKDSLYEISKFYKETHPLIIPSKMSLENLNINLKENILPFAIEGEKFLHEGTLLTLLQISSSQVIFYSDFLSKGTKDAIRILNDIYQKKYQKDAVLIAMNEDELALALKEVSFVENSYFNFNQDGFKKREVFSHRLQKIVGNDDLGEIKTGEHIHYAKVEVNQDTCTLCLVCVGACNVGALVADASDNTLRINPSICTACGYCEMSCPEANCLTIKQDVIELKPTWFKESVLAQDKLFACVECGVEFATTKAIEKIASKMATIFASDPVKVRSLYCCANCKPKIMMQNYFDNRK encoded by the coding sequence ATGCAAGAGTATATATACCATAATAAAGAAGGGTTGGATTTCCCTTTAAGTGAAAAGATCCATGTAACTACTAGTTTAGATGATATTGAGGGTAAAAGCTTTTTAATATCGAATTCAAAAGATGTAAATAGTGAATTTATTGCAAATGAGATAGATTTTTATATTAAAAATTCACAAGATGACTTATCAAGAAAAATCGAAAATGTTTTAAAACTATATGAGATAAATGCTACAAGATTTGATTTTGCACAAGATATTTCACATAGTGTTGATATTTCAAAAGAGGTTTTGTTAATTACTAAAAACCAAGAGGAATATGATAGTTTTACTTCACAAATATCTAAAGATGATTTTGAACTGTTTAGAATAGATGAAACTATTTTAAAAACTATAAGTGGTGAAATTGGAAACTTTGAAGTAATAGTAAAAGATAGTCATAAAGATATAACTTTAAGAGTTTCTCAAATAGTTTGGTTTGATGCAAAACCATCTCCAAAAGAGAGAATTGGAGTTTTTGACCCAAACTTAAGTAGCATAGATGAAGTAGTTAAAATATTAAAAGATAATTTAAACTCATTCTCATATAGAAAATTTACAACTTATGATAAAACTATTTGTCAATATGATGGAAGAAGAGAAGTAGTTTGTAGTAAGTGTGAAGAAGTTTGCCCAACTGTTGCTATTACAAAAGATGATACAACAAAAACTTTAACTTTCTCTCAAGTAGATTGTCACGGTTGTGGTGGATGTGTAAGTGTTTGCCCAAGTGGAGCAATAGATTATACTCCTACAAATAAAGACTCACTTTATGAAATATCAAAGTTTTATAAAGAAACACACCCTTTAATTATTCCTTCAAAAATGTCTTTGGAAAATCTAAATATAAATCTTAAAGAAAACATCTTGCCTTTTGCAATTGAAGGTGAAAAATTCTTACATGAAGGAACACTTCTAACTTTACTTCAAATATCGAGTTCTCAAGTTATTTTTTATAGTGATTTTTTGTCAAAAGGTACAAAAGATGCTATTAGAATATTAAATGATATATATCAAAAAAAATACCAAAAAGATGCTGTCTTAATTGCTATGAATGAAGATGAATTAGCTTTGGCTTTAAAAGAAGTATCTTTTGTGGAAAACTCTTATTTTAACTTCAATCAAGATGGCTTCAAAAAAAGAGAAGTTTTTTCTCATAGACTTCAAAAGATTGTTGGAAATGATGATTTAGGAGAGATTAAAACAGGAGAACATATTCATTACGCAAAAGTTGAAGTAAATCAAGATACATGTACTTTGTGCCTAGTTTGTGTAGGTGCTTGTAATGTTGGAGCTTTAGTTGCTGATGCTAGTGATAATACTTTAAGAATTAATCCAAGTATTTGTACAGCATGTGGATATTGTGAAATGTCTTGTCCTGAAGCAAATTGCTTAACAATAAAACAAGATGTAATTGAACTAAAACCAACTTGGTTTAAAGAGAGTGTTTTAGCTCAAGATAAACTTTTTGCATGTGTTGAGTGTGGAGTTGAATTTGCAACAACAAAAGCAATAGAAAAAATTGCTTCTAAAATGGCAACAATTTTTGCAAGTGATCCTGTAAAAGTAAGAAGTTTGTATTGTTGTGCTAATTGTAAGCCTAAAATTATGATGCAAAACTATTTTGATAATAGAAAATAA
- a CDS encoding ABC transporter substrate-binding protein, whose translation MIKKILFVTLIIILIFLIYFEKTKSKNEILIASSMPQSSGLKAWGDSVLIATNSYFNYANDNNLIKDKKIVLKVLDDKYEPDLTYENITNLLKDDILSFYGIVGTPTNKRVLPLLEDSEIVYFSPFSGAQFLRDKNLSNIINFRPSYKQELETLLNYIVDEKKLEKIAIFYQNDEYGEEGYISTLEILKNKNIELISTGTYKRNTLSINHAFNEIKNSKPEVILMIGAYKANSLFIKKAKNDEVLKNVIFCNISFGDANSIVKELEDSNTNTKNLIFSQIVPNYNDKSLKIVQEYQEIIQKYSKESNFGFISFEAFLASKVLVNQISKIEKSGNLNSKNLLNALKNPPKNILYELELDFKNNQLLNKTYLFEYENGNFKEIEK comes from the coding sequence ATGATTAAAAAAATTTTATTTGTTACACTTATTATTATTTTAATATTTCTAATATATTTTGAAAAAACTAAATCAAAAAATGAGATATTAATAGCTTCTTCTATGCCACAAAGTTCTGGTTTAAAAGCTTGGGGAGATTCTGTTTTAATTGCTACAAATAGCTATTTTAACTATGCAAATGATAACAATTTGATAAAAGATAAAAAAATTGTTTTAAAAGTTCTTGATGATAAATATGAACCTGATTTAACCTATGAAAATATAACAAACCTTTTAAAAGATGATATTTTATCTTTTTATGGAATAGTTGGAACTCCTACAAATAAGAGAGTCCTTCCTCTTTTAGAAGATAGTGAAATAGTATATTTCTCACCATTTTCAGGTGCACAATTTTTAAGAGATAAAAATCTTTCAAATATTATAAACTTTAGACCTTCTTACAAACAAGAACTAGAAACTCTTTTAAATTATATTGTAGATGAAAAAAAATTAGAAAAAATAGCAATTTTTTATCAAAATGATGAGTATGGAGAAGAGGGATATATATCCACTTTAGAAATCCTAAAAAACAAAAATATAGAACTAATATCAACAGGTACATACAAAAGAAATACCCTTTCTATAAATCATGCTTTTAATGAAATTAAAAACTCAAAACCTGAAGTAATATTAATGATTGGTGCATATAAGGCAAACTCTTTATTTATTAAAAAAGCAAAAAATGATGAAGTTTTAAAAAATGTAATATTTTGCAATATCTCATTTGGAGATGCGAACTCTATTGTAAAAGAGCTAGAAGATTCAAATACTAATACAAAAAATCTAATTTTTTCTCAAATAGTTCCAAACTACAATGATAAATCTTTAAAAATAGTTCAAGAGTATCAAGAAATTATTCAAAAATATTCAAAAGAGAGTAATTTTGGATTCATATCATTTGAGGCATTTTTAGCTTCAAAGGTTTTGGTAAATCAAATATCAAAAATAGAAAAATCAGGAAATTTAAACTCAAAAAATCTATTAAATGCTTTAAAAAACCCACCAAAAAATATTTTATATGAATTAGAGTTAGATTTTAAAAACAATCAACTTCTAAATAAAACATATCTTTTTGAGTATGAAAATGGAAACTTTAAAGAGATTGAAAAATGA
- a CDS encoding sensor histidine kinase, giving the protein MKKVLNYFNNLKFSYKANFLIFIIAGGMFTIIILSQLSIFILKNDFDTLFDKRTKTLIKLENINDSYRINIQNTLSEFEKNNLNYEQTLEVLKIANEIINKNWSEYKNTSYSTKTNFVINYIQKHFSNKNYYKNELIKNLNIQNVDDKMNKILQYLNDIKQKNDKEYFTNLNFEIDTILVYLGSLVNYDLNLAINEKRDTDNIFHLITIFSFISIFLVVLFTIFLSLFITVHFRKIHDLQEKIVEEKTKELKELNANLELKISQEVSKNRKKDIIMFQQARFASLGEMLNNIAHQWRQPLGSLSMIIQSFQTKMRLNKLSLDFVEQKVSDALLLAQNMSNTLDDFKNFFSPNKSKNSFFIKDCVENSIELSKYFLNKENIKVDLIVKKDTKIYSFENELSHVFLNIISNSKDALINNISKENRVIRIIVNCKKDFVFVNISDNGGGIPTLIMPKIFEPYYTTKYKSAGTGIGLYMSKQIVEKHIKGQITCKNIEIVIDNQICKGTSFLIKIPINKEIIEEKKEKNE; this is encoded by the coding sequence ATGAAAAAAGTTTTAAACTATTTTAATAACTTAAAATTTTCATACAAAGCAAATTTCCTAATTTTTATAATTGCTGGTGGAATGTTTACTATTATAATACTATCTCAATTATCTATTTTTATTTTAAAAAATGATTTTGATACACTTTTTGATAAAAGAACAAAAACTCTAATAAAACTTGAAAATATAAATGATTCATATAGAATAAATATTCAAAATACTTTAAGCGAATTTGAAAAGAACAATCTAAACTATGAGCAAACTTTAGAAGTTTTAAAAATAGCAAATGAGATAATAAATAAGAATTGGAGTGAGTATAAAAATACCTCATATTCTACAAAAACTAATTTTGTAATAAATTATATACAAAAACATTTTTCAAATAAAAACTACTATAAAAATGAGTTAATAAAAAATTTAAATATCCAAAATGTTGATGATAAGATGAATAAAATATTACAATATTTAAATGATATAAAACAAAAAAATGATAAAGAATACTTTACGAATTTAAATTTTGAAATAGATACTATATTGGTCTATTTAGGAAGTTTAGTAAATTATGATTTAAATTTAGCAATAAATGAAAAAAGAGATACCGATAATATCTTTCATCTTATAACAATTTTTTCTTTTATCTCTATCTTTTTAGTTGTTTTATTTACAATATTTTTATCTTTATTTATAACTGTACACTTTAGAAAAATTCATGATTTGCAAGAAAAAATTGTAGAAGAAAAAACTAAAGAGCTAAAAGAGTTAAACGCAAATTTGGAATTAAAAATATCTCAAGAGGTTTCAAAAAATAGAAAAAAAGATATTATTATGTTTCAGCAAGCAAGATTTGCATCTTTAGGAGAAATGTTAAATAATATAGCACACCAGTGGAGACAACCTTTAGGTTCTTTATCTATGATTATTCAAAGTTTTCAAACAAAAATGAGGCTAAATAAACTTTCACTTGATTTTGTAGAACAAAAAGTTTCAGATGCCCTACTTTTAGCACAAAATATGTCAAATACACTTGATGATTTTAAAAATTTCTTCAGCCCAAATAAATCGAAAAATAGCTTTTTTATAAAAGATTGTGTAGAAAATTCGATAGAATTATCAAAATATTTTTTAAATAAAGAGAATATAAAAGTAGATTTAATTGTTAAAAAAGATACAAAAATATATAGCTTTGAAAATGAACTATCTCATGTTTTTTTAAATATAATATCAAACTCAAAAGATGCTTTAATAAATAATATCTCTAAAGAAAATAGAGTAATAAGAATTATTGTAAATTGCAAAAAAGATTTTGTTTTTGTAAATATTAGTGATAATGGTGGAGGAATTCCTACACTTATTATGCCAAAAATATTTGAACCATATTACACAACAAAATACAAAAGTGCAGGAACTGGAATTGGACTTTATATGTCAAAGCAGATTGTTGAGAAGCATATAAAAGGGCAAATTACTTGTAAAAATATAGAAATAGTTATAGATAATCAAATATGTAAAGGAACATCATTTTTGATAAAAATACCAATAAATAAAGAAATTATTGAAGAAAAAAAGGAAAAAAATGAATAA
- a CDS encoding response regulator: protein MNKNLDILKNINILYLEDDENLLKHTSDILEDFVANIYGVKNTIDAMKILLEKKVDVIISDILLENENGINFLKYIKSKNIQIPAILTTAHTDTNYLIESIKLKVENYLLKPINIDELLNSLYDVVLPKIQEKEIKKNSNIIKTIGAITDSKQVEIIKYIFNNLDENNNFFGSYSEIMEQFSISKPTLIKLFKDLADKNILFKTQHKTYQFDEKSLENI from the coding sequence ATGAATAAAAATCTAGATATTTTAAAAAATATTAATATTTTATACTTGGAAGATGATGAAAATCTTTTAAAGCATACTAGTGATATTTTAGAAGATTTTGTGGCAAATATTTATGGTGTTAAAAATACTATTGATGCTATGAAAATTTTACTTGAAAAAAAAGTAGATGTAATAATAAGCGATATTTTACTTGAAAATGAAAATGGTATCAATTTTTTAAAATATATCAAAAGTAAAAATATTCAAATACCTGCAATTTTAACAACAGCACATACTGATACAAACTATTTAATAGAATCAATTAAGCTAAAAGTTGAAAACTATCTTTTAAAACCAATAAATATAGATGAACTTCTAAACAGTTTATACGATGTTGTTTTACCAAAAATTCAAGAAAAAGAGATAAAAAAGAATAGTAATATTATAAAAACAATTGGAGCAATTACTGATAGTAAACAAGTTGAAATTATAAAATATATTTTTAACAATCTTGATGAAAATAACAATTTTTTTGGCTCTTATAGTGAAATTATGGAGCAATTTTCTATTTCTAAACCAACGCTTATTAAACTTTTTAAAGATTTGGCTGATAAAAATATATTATTTAAAACTCAACATAAAACTTATCAATTTGATGAAAAATCTTTAGAAAATATTTAA
- a CDS encoding heavy-metal-associated domain-containing protein has translation MRVVFLLFLFFSFAFSSNISVFKVEGMHCPLCTTAVKQAISKLDGVEKVSARLNTKEVSVIYDEKVKIDNILNAIKTTSYEGVEVSTKSYE, from the coding sequence ATGAGAGTTGTATTTTTACTATTTTTATTTTTTAGTTTTGCTTTCTCTTCAAATATATCAGTTTTTAAAGTTGAAGGAATGCACTGTCCTTTATGTACAACAGCAGTTAAACAAGCTATTTCAAAACTAGATGGAGTTGAAAAAGTTAGTGCTAGATTAAATACAAAAGAGGTAAGCGTAATATATGATGAAAAAGTAAAAATAGATAATATTTTAAATGCAATTAAAACAACTTCATACGAAGGCGTAGAAGTTTCTACAAAAAGTTATGAATAA
- a CDS encoding transporter, whose amino-acid sequence MKEHKMVIIGAVITALLSTLCCLPAFLFIFFGVSSGVLSFFTTLEYTRVPLAILSIIFFIISIYNFRKKIACRCNKKDIYKNYLFFIIFFILILGLVFYPEILPLFME is encoded by the coding sequence ATGAAAGAACATAAAATGGTGATAATAGGTGCAGTAATAACTGCACTTTTATCAACACTTTGTTGTTTACCTGCTTTTTTATTTATCTTTTTTGGAGTATCAAGTGGAGTTTTAAGTTTTTTTACAACTTTAGAATATACTAGAGTTCCACTTGCTATTTTAAGTATTATTTTTTTTATTATTTCGATATATAATTTTAGGAAAAAAATAGCTTGTAGATGTAATAAAAAAGATATATATAAAAACTATCTCTTTTTTATTATATTTTTTATTTTGATATTGGGATTAGTTTTTTATCCTGAAATTTTACCACTTTTTATGGAGTAA
- a CDS encoding transglutaminase-like domain-containing protein, which translates to MKRRTFLKTAATFSAVSVLTPNFTFANEYKNPFGITKNPRKFQVTNSYNFEQSNEETQLWIPLPKDEYYQKVVDFSYNGNYSEAKIVKNPYNTRVLYVKWNDVNIKPILDVDFAVVLQERTTDFSNATSNTNYPSEVLEFLEGTKHIPITKGLTKYVNDITKDAKTPLQKAQAIYDWTVSTMYRDESVIGCGIGDAQKSIEEKIYGGKCTDISSVFVCLLRNAKIPARETFGIRVGQSKISNACGKSDEKGFADITGAQHCRAEFYIDGLGWVPCDPADVAKVKLAEKLPNDSKKLKDVKEYFFGSWEMNWIGFNSARDFILEPKPTQYPLNMLGYPYAEVGEDAKDYYKPKTFVYKYTSQEVL; encoded by the coding sequence ATGAAAAGAAGAACATTTTTAAAAACAGCTGCTACTTTTTCGGCAGTTTCAGTTTTGACTCCAAACTTTACATTTGCAAATGAATATAAAAATCCATTTGGAATTACAAAAAATCCAAGAAAATTTCAAGTAACAAATAGTTATAACTTTGAACAAAGCAATGAAGAAACACAACTTTGGATACCACTTCCAAAAGATGAGTATTATCAAAAAGTTGTAGATTTTTCATATAATGGAAATTATAGTGAAGCAAAAATTGTAAAAAATCCATACAATACAAGAGTTTTATATGTAAAATGGAATGATGTAAATATTAAGCCAATTTTAGATGTTGATTTTGCAGTAGTTTTACAAGAAAGAACAACTGATTTTTCTAATGCTACATCAAATACAAACTATCCAAGCGAAGTATTGGAATTTTTAGAAGGAACAAAACATATTCCTATAACAAAAGGTTTAACAAAATACGTAAATGATATTACAAAAGATGCTAAAACGCCACTTCAAAAAGCACAAGCTATTTATGATTGGACAGTTAGCACAATGTATAGAGATGAGAGTGTTATTGGTTGTGGAATTGGTGATGCACAAAAATCAATTGAAGAGAAAATTTATGGTGGAAAATGTACAGATATAAGCTCTGTATTTGTATGTTTATTAAGAAATGCAAAGATTCCTGCAAGGGAGACTTTCGGAATTAGAGTAGGGCAATCAAAAATTTCAAATGCTTGTGGAAAATCAGATGAAAAAGGATTTGCTGATATTACGGGAGCTCAACATTGTAGGGCAGAGTTTTATATAGATGGACTGGGATGGGTTCCTTGCGATCCTGCTGATGTTGCAAAGGTAAAGTTAGCTGAAAAATTACCAAACGATAGTAAAAAACTAAAAGATGTAAAAGAGTATTTCTTTGGATCTTGGGAGATGAATTGGATAGGATTCAATAGTGCAAGAGATTTTATTTTAGAGCCAAAACCTACACAATACCCTTTAAATATGTTGGGGTATCCTTATGCTGAAGTTGGTGAAGATGCAAAAGATTACTACAAACCAAAAACTTTTGTATATAAATATACTTCTCAAGAAGTTTTATGA